TTTGGGCATGTCGAACGAAGCGGCGAATTCGCGCAAATCGGCGCCGGCGATAAACGAGCCTGGTTTGCCCGACCGCACAATCAGCCCGGCCAAATCCTGCCGCGTTTCCAACACATCCAAATGTGCCGATAGTTCTTCCAGCACGCGCTGCGAAAGGACGTTGGCCCCTTTCTTGGGGTCATCCAACGTCAGCACCGCAATGTCGGGCTCGGCAAACGAAAGGCGAATTACAGCATCATTGGGCATAAATCAATTTTCCTGCCATGGAGTACCGTCAAGATAGACCTGACGCCGCCCTGCGTAAACCCGTAACTTTGCCGTTCTCGTTAGCTTACTCCCGGCTTGCTTAGCAATTGGCGAAACAGGTAGAATCCAAGCGTCAGTGGTTTGAATTTCCGAATGGAGCCTAAGATTCATGACGAACCGCAAGTTGTTGGCGAATATTCTGGTTTTTTTCCTGCTAGTTGTGTTGGGAGTTTCGACGCGATGGCTTTCGGAGGCCAGTTATCCCAAGCTGCCTACCGCCGGCGCCAGCGAACCGTCGAGCATCACCTCGATTGGCCTAGCGAATTTTACCGCCGTTACCGCAGCCGGGCTGTTCGCTGGTTTTTACTTTGTCCCGCGATTCGTGGCTTGCCTGGTCCCGCTGGCCATTGTCGTCGTCAGCAATTTGGGATTGCCAAAATACAATAACCGCTGGGAAATGAGTCTGGCGATAGCGATGTTGGTGCTGCCCATTGCGTTAGGTTGGGTGCTGCAACGCCGATCAAGCTGGCTCCGAGTTTTTGGATTCGCCGCCGCACCGGCCATTTTG
The genomic region above belongs to Pirellulales bacterium and contains:
- a CDS encoding DUF6580 family putative transport protein, with translation MTNRKLLANILVFFLLVVLGVSTRWLSEASYPKLPTAGASEPSSITSIGLANFTAVTAAGLFAGFYFVPRFVACLVPLAIVVVSNLGLPKYNNRWEMSLAIAMLVLPIALGWVLQRRSSWLRVFGFAAAPAILFYLVTDFVLWPGNELYPHTVAGQLDSYIAALPFLRNMLLGDLFFTGLIFGIYRWFASREAVLQHDPQLAPVTVVSD